A single genomic interval of Meleagris gallopavo isolate NT-WF06-2002-E0010 breed Aviagen turkey brand Nicholas breeding stock chromosome 6, Turkey_5.1, whole genome shotgun sequence harbors:
- the KIF15 gene encoding LOW QUALITY PROTEIN: kinesin-like protein KIF15 (The sequence of the model RefSeq protein was modified relative to this genomic sequence to represent the inferred CDS: inserted 1 base in 1 codon; substituted 1 base at 1 genomic stop codon), with protein MAPGTRDLRDSAVPLLNSPSVEGDAIKVYVRVRPPSEGTALTDGDQGLCLSVLSSNTIRLHSKPEPKIFTFDYVANMETTQESVFSSVAKSIVESCMNGYNGTIFAYGQTGSGKTFTMMGPSDSDNFTHSLRGVIPRSFEYLFFLIEREKEKAGSGKSFLCKCSFIEIYNEQIFDLLDSASAGLFLREHIKKGVFVDGAVEQVLSSAAEAYQVLTMGWRNRRVASTSMNRESSRSHAVFTITVESMEKNNDIVNIRSSLLNLVDLAGSERQKDTHTEGLRLKEAGNINRSLSCLGQVITALVDVGNGKQRHICYRDSKLTFLLRDSLGGNAKTCIIANVHPGSRCFGETLSTLNFAQRAKLIKTRXTSTSAVVNEDTQGNVSQLQAEVKKLKEQLAQLTSVPSMHDISVSQDAAEKEXKNTNYINNFIEAMLFWEKSECEKKNLLERIAQLEDLCAKKEKFIQSNKMIVKFREDHIVRLERLHKEAGGSLLPKEQEDLLSELREELQTLREQMEQHPRIAKYAMENHNLREENKRLRSLQSVKKAQEVDAQTIAELEKAFLQASATEKNTGGQHVYSSTILAEGNSLASVEKLKARLLQTQSELASSKQEYEEFKELTKKKHMELESELQSLQKANQHLENILEATKAHKRREVSQLHKLHRETLKNITTPTKAYQLRSRLVPRISPEISDFHSEDLECCKEMMDDIFKEPVPPEMNEQAYEAIAEELKMAQEQLSTMQTKLDEEESKNIKLQQHINKLEHHSAQIQELLSSERNDWSKEREELLEQIKLLEKQFQDAQSKADILKSEVHDLRIVLQSADKELSAVKLEYRAFREKQEKEMSQLSDRHMDVQFKLDSVRLEYEKNLEEKASLQDDYDNLQEVTKFETDQLKQQLEDRQQETEAMKTELCNLLKLLEAEKEHNQKLRLQLQEDKENSKELLKVLEKAQVEKPSSEMLTRCEQQDEKLQKLEQELAAAEEIIVSLKKTNDADKEVVTDLMRQIQELRSSINHKTESIDGLTRELEDINCKYNFVLAAKEESKGIIEDQEKKIEELREALERRQMADNVERDLLCEELHHTSDQLIRLTEASKKHDALLQCAQQDITEKEALIQELREQLDKMTEELEKRKSEYEFKMKQIDSFFVDSSTVTFPQCPKTPPNFDVNLAKILETHEQEIADRRASTITLEHLVHELNEERRAKNDEILRLKEQLNELESLRLEMQILVENNRNLQSQLTEAQKLSKNSDQKHTDVQQLQEKEEEIAEERRAKNKAMEEMLKIKAELEETKNTLRIRENTCLEMTLEMERTRALELKAFHEKEEIRSKLEETYEERDRIGKEIDMLRKQVDSLAEENGKLLGHQNVNQKIQYLVKLKKDYTKLTEETEKLRAENAFLKETKRCDVCRHHDQL; from the exons ATGGCTCCCGGCACAAGAG ATTTACGTGATTCTGCAGTGCCTTTGCTGAACTCACCTAG TGTTGAAGGGGATGCTATCAAGGTTTACGTAAGAGTACGTCCCCCTTCAGAGGGAACTGCATTAACTGATGGAGATCAAGGCTTGTGTTTATCTGTTCTTTCATCAAACACCATCCGTCTGCATTCAAAACCTGAGCCGAAGATCTTCACTTTTGATTATGTTGCAAATATGGAAACAACACAG GAGTCAGTGTTCTCAAGTGTGGCCAAAAGTATTGTTGAATCATGTATGAATGGCTACAATGGAACCATCTTTGCATA tggcCAGACTGGATCAGGAAAAACTTTTACTATGATGG GACCATCTGATTCTGATAATTTCACTCACAGTCTGAGAGGTGTAATTCCACGGAGCTTTGAAtacttattttttctaattgaacgtgagaaagaaaag gCTGGCAGTGGAAAGAGTTTTCTCTGCAAATGCTCTTTTATTGAAATCTACAATGAGCAGATATTTGACTTGCTAGACTCTGCTTCAGCTGGACTCTTTCTTAGAGAGCACATCAAGAAGGGGGTCTTTGTTGATGGTGCTGTTGAACAGGTGTTGTCATCTGCTGCTGAAGCATACCAG GTATTAACTATGGGCTGGAGAAACCGTCGTGTGGCATCAACCTCAATGAACAGAGAATCTTCAAGGTCGCATGCAGTTTTCACGATCACAGTGGAATccatggagaaaaacaatgatATTGTTAACATTCGTTCTTCCCTTCTCAACCTGGTAGACTTGGCAGGGTCTGAGAGACAAAAAGACACCCATACAGAAGGGCTGAGATTGAAG GAAGCAGGTAACATAAATCGATCACTAAGTTGCCTGGGCCAAGTTATCACAGCACTTGTTGATGTGGGTAATGGAAAACAGAGACACATTTGTTATCGGGATTCCAAGCTCACTTTTCTGCTACGG GATTCCCTTGGTGGTAATGCAAAAACATGTATAATTGCAAATGTCCATCCAGGATCCAGGTGTTTTGGTGAGACACTGTCAACCCTTAATTTTGCTCAGCGAGCAAAGTTGATTAAAACAAGGTAAACAAGCACCTCA gCTGTGGTGAATGAAGACACACAAGGAAACGTGAGCCAGCTGCAAGCTGAAGTCAAGAAGCTGAAAGAGCAACTTGCTCAACTTACATCAGTGCCATCTATGCATGATATTTCTGTATCACAAG ATGctgctgaaaagg aaaaaaatacaaattacatTAACAACTTTATTGAAGCAATGTTGTTCTGGGAGAAATCAGAATGTGAGAAGAAG AATTTACTAGAAAGAATTGCTCAGCTAGAAGACTTGTGTGCCAAGAAGGAGAAATTTATTCAGTCCAATAAAATGATAGTCAAATTCCGTGAAGACCATATTGTTCGCTTGGAGAGATTGCATAAAGAAGCTGGTGGAAGTTTATTGCCAAAAGAGCAAGAAGATCTCCTCAGTGAATTGAGGGAGGAATTGCAGACCCTCAGAGAACAG ATGGAACAACACCCACGAATTGCCAAGTATGCCATGGAGAATCATAACCTCAGAGAGGAGAATAAAAGACTTCGTTCTCTACAATCAGTGAAAAAAGCCCAGGAAGTTGACGCTCAGACTATTGCAGAACTAGAAAAGGCTTTTTTGCAAGCTTCAGCCACAGAGAAAAATACTGGAG GTCAGCACGTGTATTCTAGCACCATATTAGCCGAAGGCAACTCTCTGGCATCTGTTGAGAAGCTGAAAGCACGCCTGCTACAAACTCAGAGTGAACTGGCGAGTTCGAAACAAGAATATGAAGAATTTAAAGAGCTAACCAA GAAAAAGCATATGGAACTGGAATCAGAACTTCAGTCCTTGCAGAAAGCAAACCAGCAccttgaaaacattttggaagCGACCAAAGCACACAAACGCCGAGAAGTGTCTCAGTTGCATAAGCTGCATAGAGAAACTCTTAAG AACATAACTACTCCAACAAAAGCATACCAGCTAAGGTCTCGCCTTGTGCCACGGATAAGCCCAGAGATCTCAGATTTTCATTCTGAAGATCTTGAGTGTTGCAAAGAGATGATGGATGACATTTTTAAAGAGCCTGTTCCCCCAGAGATGAATGAACAAGCATACGAGGCCATTGCAGAGGAACTCAAAATGGCACAG GAACAACTGAGCACAATGCAGACAAAGCTggatgaagaagaaagcaaaaatataaaactCCAGCAACATATTAATAAACTGGAACATCATTCTGCACAAATACAGGAG CTTCTTTCATCTGAAAGGAATGACTGGAGTAAGGAGCGTGAGGAGCTACTTGAGCAGATAAAACTGCTTGAAAAGCAATTTCAGGATGCTCAAAGCAAGGCTGATA tattAAAAAGTGAAGTCCATGACTTACGCATTGTCCTGCAGTCTGCAGACAAGGAGCTGTCTGCTGTAAAACTGGAATATAGAGCTTTTAGGGAAaagcaagagaaggaaatgagTCAGCTTTCTGATAGACATATGGATGTCCAGTTCAAGCTGGACAGTGTCAG gcTAGAATATGAAAAGAatcttgaagaaaaagcaagcctTCAGGATGACTATGACAATTTGCAAGAGGTGACAAAGTTTGAGACAGATCAGCTGAAGCAACAGCTTGAGGACAGACAACAAGAAACTGAAGCAATGAAAACTGAGCTCTGT AACCTATTAAAACTCctggaagcagaaaaagaacataatcAGAAACTAAGATTACAATTacaagaagacaaagaaaattcaaa agagCTCTTGAAAGTACTTGAAAAAGCACAAGTGGAGAAACCATCATCTGAAATGCTGACGCGATGTGAACAGCAG gatgaaaaactgcagaaattgGAACAGGAGTTGGCAGCTGCTGAAGAGATTATTGTTTCTTTGAAGAAGACAAATGATGCAGATAAG GAAGTTGTAACTGACTTGATGAGACAGATCCAGGAGTTGAGGTCTTCAATTAATCATAAAACTGAATCCATAGATGGGCTAACAAGAGAGCTGGAGGATATAAAT TGCAAGTATAATTTTGTTCTGgctgcaaaagaagaaagcaaaggaatcATAGAGGATCAGGAGAAGAAGATTGAAGAACTGAGGGAAGCCTTGGAGAGAAGACAAATGGCAGATAATGTTGAG AGGGACCTTCTGTGTGAAGAATTGCATCACACCTCTGATCAGCTGATAAGACTGACAGAGGCCTCTAAGAAACATGATGCATTGCTTCAGTGTGCACAGCAAGACATAACAGAGAAAGAAGCTTTAATCCAGGAACTCAGAGAACAG TTGGACAAAATGACAGAAGAACTAGAGAAGAGGAAGAGTGAATATGAATTCAAGATGAAGCAAATAGATAGCTTTTTCGTGGACTCATCTACAGTAACGTTTCCTCAG TGTCCAAAAACTCCTCCTAATTTTGATGTGAATTTGGCAAAAATCTTAGAGACCCATGAGCAAGAAATAGCTGATAGGAGGGCTTCTACAATCACTCTAGAGCACCTTGTACATGAACTGAATGAAGAACGAAGGGCTAAAAATGATGAGATTCTACGGCTGAAG GAACAATTAAATGAACTGGAGAGCTTACGTTTGGAAATGCAGATATTGGTGGAAAACAACAGGAATTTACAGAGTCAACTTACAGAAGCTCAGAAACTAAGCAAGAACag tgatcagaaacaCACTGATGTTCAGCAGCTCcaagagaaagaggaggagatTGCTGAAGAACGACGGGCAAAG aacaaagcaatggaggagatgctgaaaatcaaagcaga ATTAGAAGAGACCAAAAATACTCTCAGAATCAGAGAGAATACCTGTCTTGAAATGACTCTGGAGATGGAGCGAACAAGAGCTTTGGAGCTGAAGGCGTttcatgaaaaagaagaaattagaTCAAAATTGGAAGAAACATACGAAGAGAGAGATAGAATTGGAAAG GAAATAGACATGCTGAGGAAGCAAGTTGACTCTCTTGCTGAGGAGAATGGGAAACTACTTGGTCATCAAAACGTAAACCAGAAGATTCAGTATCTTgtgaaactgaagaaagatTACACTAAACTTACTGAG gaGACTGAAAAACTGCGAGCTGAAAATGCCTTTTTGAAAGAAACTAAAAGATGTGACGTATGTAGACATCATGATCAGTTATAA